The proteins below are encoded in one region of Catharus ustulatus isolate bCatUst1 chromosome 21, bCatUst1.pri.v2, whole genome shotgun sequence:
- the WDR31 gene encoding WD repeat-containing protein 31 isoform X1, producing MGKLQSKISFHTAKYRADGSVGQTGPAGASRQHSPAHTDAVTSVAALKPDLCVSGGKDKSVAVSSWRSGAALRRFIGHEREVTKVTSALDSSRVFSASRDKTVMMWELHGTSGPSQHFPGHDLVVTGLAVSPDASQLCTGSRDNTVCKWDTETGECVGRAAISRNLVTHLCWVPGEPYVIQTSEDKTTRVWDSRELQVAHTFPAKQHIQTCCDVSQDGRYCLSSSSGSAGHGAEATLWDLRQTRGRVCEYKGHFQTTTSCVFLPRGPALAPSIATSSSDSTVKVWDQDTAACLATLCLEGSGPLVSLAACDSSTLLCASSNSGIHVLRVRGSTELALEEVAAF from the exons ggcCGATGGCTCCGTGGGACAGACGGGACCCGCTGGTGCCTCccggcagcacagccctgctcacaccGATGCTGTCACCTCTGTGGCTGCTCTCAAACCTGACCTGTGTGTGTCAGGAGGAAAGGATAAG agtgtggctgtgtccagctggaGGTCTGGGGCTGCCCTGCGCCGCTTCATTGGCCACGAGCGCGAGGTCACCAAG GTCACCTCAGCCCTTGACTCTAGCAGAGTCTTCAGCGCATCCCGGGACAAGACAGTGATGATGTGGGAGCTTCACGGGACTTCAGGGCCAAGCCAGCACTTCCCAGGACATGACCTGGTTGTTACAGGACTGGCTGTGAGCCCAG ATGcctcccagctgtgcacaggcTCCCGGGACAACACCGTGTGCAAGTGGGACACTGAGACCGGGGAGtgtgtgggcagagctgcaaTCTCCAGGAATCTG gtCACACACCTGTGCTGGGTTCCTGGGGAGCCTTATGTCATCCAGACCTCAGAGGATAAAACCACCAG ggtgtgggacagccgggagctgcaggtggcacACACGTTCCCAGCCAAGCAGCACATCCAGACGTGCTGTGACGTGAGCCAGGACGGGCGGTactgcctgagcagcagcagcggctcCGCGGGCCACGGCGCCGAGGCCACC ctctgggacctGAGGCAGACCCGAGGCCGAGTGTGTGAGTACAAAGGACATTTCCAGACCACCACctcctgtgttttcctgccCCGGGGCCCTGCCCTCGCCCCCAGCATTGCCACGTCCTCCAGCGACAGCACAGTGAAGGTCTGGGACCAAGACACTGCAG CCTGCCTGGCCACGCTGTGCCTCGAGGGCTCTGGCCCGCTGGTCTCGCTGGCTGCCTGCGACAGCtccaccctgctctgtgccagctccaaCTCCGGCATCCACGTGCTCCGGGTgaggggcagcacagagctggcccTGGAGGAGGTGGCAGCATTCTGA
- the WDR31 gene encoding WD repeat-containing protein 31 isoform X2 encodes MMWELHGTSGPSQHFPGHDLVVTGLAVSPDASQLCTGSRDNTVCKWDTETGECVGRAAISRNLVTHLCWVPGEPYVIQTSEDKTTRVWDSRELQVAHTFPAKQHIQTCCDVSQDGRYCLSSSSGSAGHGAEATLWDLRQTRGRVCEYKGHFQTTTSCVFLPRGPALAPSIATSSSDSTVKVWDQDTAACLATLCLEGSGPLVSLAACDSSTLLCASSNSGIHVLRVRGSTELALEEVAAF; translated from the exons ATGATGTGGGAGCTTCACGGGACTTCAGGGCCAAGCCAGCACTTCCCAGGACATGACCTGGTTGTTACAGGACTGGCTGTGAGCCCAG ATGcctcccagctgtgcacaggcTCCCGGGACAACACCGTGTGCAAGTGGGACACTGAGACCGGGGAGtgtgtgggcagagctgcaaTCTCCAGGAATCTG gtCACACACCTGTGCTGGGTTCCTGGGGAGCCTTATGTCATCCAGACCTCAGAGGATAAAACCACCAG ggtgtgggacagccgggagctgcaggtggcacACACGTTCCCAGCCAAGCAGCACATCCAGACGTGCTGTGACGTGAGCCAGGACGGGCGGTactgcctgagcagcagcagcggctcCGCGGGCCACGGCGCCGAGGCCACC ctctgggacctGAGGCAGACCCGAGGCCGAGTGTGTGAGTACAAAGGACATTTCCAGACCACCACctcctgtgttttcctgccCCGGGGCCCTGCCCTCGCCCCCAGCATTGCCACGTCCTCCAGCGACAGCACAGTGAAGGTCTGGGACCAAGACACTGCAG CCTGCCTGGCCACGCTGTGCCTCGAGGGCTCTGGCCCGCTGGTCTCGCTGGCTGCCTGCGACAGCtccaccctgctctgtgccagctccaaCTCCGGCATCCACGTGCTCCGGGTgaggggcagcacagagctggcccTGGAGGAGGTGGCAGCATTCTGA